One window of the Rhizobiaceae bacterium genome contains the following:
- a CDS encoding response regulator transcription factor: MREPNEMATIALVDDDRNILTSVSIALESEGYRVETYTDGASALEGLAARPPNLAILDIKMPRMDGMELLRRLRQKTDLPVIFLTSKDDEIDELFGLKMGADDFIRKPFSQRLLVERVKAVLRRASAREAAAKTPNQQSKSLERGQLVMDQERHTCTWKGEPVTLTVTEFLILHSLAQRPGVVKSRDALMDSAYDEQVYVDDRTIDSHIKRLRKKFKAVDDDFEMIETLYGVGYRFREA; encoded by the coding sequence ATGAGGGAGCCAAACGAAATGGCGACTATCGCGCTTGTCGACGACGACCGGAACATCCTCACCTCGGTCTCGATCGCGCTGGAGTCCGAAGGCTATCGCGTCGAAACCTATACCGACGGCGCTTCGGCGCTGGAAGGACTGGCGGCTCGGCCGCCGAATCTCGCGATCCTCGACATCAAGATGCCGCGCATGGACGGCATGGAGCTTCTGCGCCGCCTGCGCCAGAAGACCGACCTGCCCGTCATCTTCCTGACGTCCAAGGACGACGAGATCGACGAGCTTTTCGGCCTCAAGATGGGCGCCGACGACTTCATCCGAAAACCGTTTTCCCAGCGCCTGCTGGTCGAGCGCGTCAAGGCCGTGCTGCGCCGGGCCAGCGCCCGCGAAGCGGCAGCCAAGACGCCGAACCAGCAATCGAAATCGCTGGAACGCGGCCAGCTCGTCATGGACCAAGAGCGCCACACCTGCACCTGGAAGGGCGAGCCGGTGACGCTGACCGTCACGGAGTTCCTGATCCTGCATTCGCTGGCGCAGCGGCCGGGTGTCGTAAAAAGCCGCGACGCGCTGATGGATTCGGCTTATGATGAGCAGGTCTATGTCGACGACCGGACCATCGACAGCCACATCAAGCGGCTTCGCAAGAAGTTCAAGGCGGTCGACGACGACTTCGAGATGATCGAGACGCTTTACGGTGTGGGTTACCGCTTCCGCGAAGCGTAA
- a CDS encoding phosphoenolpyruvate carboxykinase: protein MIEIGKRNPACGIAAMGLRTAGTVRYNFAPHALYEEALRRGEVGLTAFGALVADTGPYTGRSPKDKFVVRDENTEASVWWDNNAPMSRAQFDLLHADFLAHAASMDLYVQDLVGGADPTHALPTRVVTELAWHSLFIRNLLIRPDRAALDSFVPEMTIIDLPSFKADPARHGTRTDTVIALDLARRVVLIGGTAYAGEMKKSVFTALNYSLPGKGVMPMHCSANVGPAGDSAVFFGLSGTGKTTLSTDPNRTLIGDDEHGWGEDGVFNFEGGCYAKTIRLSAEAEPEIFAAANRFGTVLENVVLDEEGVPDFDDESRTENTRCAYPLDFIPNASESGRAGYPKNIIMLTADAFGVMPPIAKLTPAQAMYHFLSGYTAKVAGTERGVTEPQPEFSTCFGSPFLPRHPSEYGDLLRRLIAEHQVDCWLVNTGWTGGAYGVGKRMPIRATRALLSAALDGSLGNAEFRTDANFGFAVPVAVPGVDAAILDPRSTWADPAAYDRQAARLVSMFAANFEKFEKHVDAHVMEAAPQLRQAAE, encoded by the coding sequence ATGATCGAAATCGGGAAGCGCAACCCGGCGTGCGGAATCGCCGCCATGGGTCTGCGGACGGCTGGCACGGTGCGGTACAATTTCGCGCCTCATGCGCTTTACGAGGAGGCGCTGCGCCGCGGCGAGGTGGGACTGACCGCGTTCGGCGCGCTGGTAGCCGACACCGGGCCCTATACCGGCCGCTCGCCGAAGGACAAGTTCGTGGTCCGCGACGAGAACACCGAGGCGAGCGTCTGGTGGGACAATAACGCGCCGATGTCGCGCGCCCAGTTCGATCTGCTGCATGCCGATTTCCTCGCCCATGCGGCGTCGATGGACCTTTATGTGCAGGATCTCGTCGGCGGCGCCGACCCGACACATGCCCTGCCGACACGCGTCGTCACCGAACTCGCCTGGCACTCCCTGTTCATCCGCAACCTGCTGATCCGGCCGGACCGCGCGGCGCTCGACAGCTTCGTGCCGGAAATGACGATCATCGACCTGCCGTCCTTCAAGGCCGATCCGGCCCGCCACGGCACCCGCACCGACACGGTGATCGCTCTCGATCTTGCCCGCAGGGTCGTGCTGATCGGCGGCACCGCCTATGCCGGCGAGATGAAGAAATCCGTCTTCACGGCGCTCAACTATTCGCTGCCGGGCAAGGGCGTGATGCCCATGCACTGTTCGGCCAATGTCGGCCCCGCCGGCGATTCGGCCGTGTTCTTCGGCCTTTCCGGCACCGGCAAGACGACGCTTTCCACCGATCCGAACCGGACGCTGATCGGCGACGACGAGCATGGCTGGGGCGAGGACGGCGTCTTCAATTTCGAGGGCGGCTGCTATGCCAAGACCATCCGCCTGTCTGCCGAGGCCGAGCCAGAAATCTTCGCCGCCGCCAATCGTTTCGGAACGGTGCTGGAGAACGTCGTGCTCGACGAGGAGGGCGTGCCGGACTTCGACGACGAATCGCGCACGGAAAACACGCGCTGCGCCTATCCGCTCGATTTCATCCCGAACGCCAGCGAGAGCGGTCGCGCCGGATATCCGAAGAACATCATCATGCTGACGGCCGACGCCTTCGGCGTCATGCCGCCCATCGCGAAACTCACGCCGGCGCAGGCGATGTACCATTTCCTCTCCGGCTACACCGCCAAGGTCGCCGGCACAGAGCGTGGGGTGACAGAACCGCAGCCGGAATTCTCGACCTGCTTCGGCTCGCCCTTCCTGCCGCGCCATCCCTCCGAATATGGCGACCTGCTGCGCCGGCTGATCGCCGAGCATCAGGTCGACTGCTGGCTGGTCAACACCGGCTGGACCGGGGGCGCCTACGGCGTCGGCAAGCGTATGCCGATCAGGGCGACACGCGCGCTTCTCTCCGCCGCGCTCGACGGTTCGCTCGGCAATGCCGAGTTCCGCACCGATGCCAATTTCGGCTTCGCCGTGCCGGTGGCGGTGCCGGGTGTCGACGCCGCCATTCTCGACCCGCGCTCGACCTGGGCCGATCCCGCCGCATACGACCGGCAGGCCGCCAGACTGGTGTCGATGTTCGCCGCCAATTTCGAAAAGTTCGAGAAGCATGTAGACGCCCATGTGATGGAAGCGGCGCCGCAGCTGCGGCAGGCGGCGGAGTGA
- the arfB gene encoding aminoacyl-tRNA hydrolase: MTSDDIIEVVAGVAIHPGDLEETFIRASGPGGQNVNKVATAVQLRFDARNAAGLPERVRERALKLAGQRATKDGVIVFEAGRFRTQEQNRADARARLVALITRAAEPPPPPRKKTKPSRGAVERRLKQKAGRSTVKKMRGRVEQD, translated from the coding sequence ATGACCAGCGACGACATCATCGAGGTAGTGGCGGGCGTCGCAATCCATCCGGGCGACCTTGAGGAGACGTTCATCCGGGCGTCCGGTCCCGGCGGGCAGAACGTCAACAAGGTGGCGACGGCGGTGCAGCTGCGCTTTGATGCCCGCAACGCTGCCGGCCTGCCGGAGCGGGTGCGCGAGCGCGCCCTGAAGCTCGCCGGCCAGCGCGCGACCAAGGATGGCGTGATCGTCTTCGAGGCGGGCCGCTTCCGTACGCAGGAGCAGAACAGGGCCGACGCGCGGGCGCGGCTGGTGGCGCTGATCACCAGGGCTGCCGAGCCGCCACCGCCGCCGCGCAAGAAGACGAAGCCTTCCAGGGGTGCCGTCGAAAGGCGGCTGAAGCAAAAAGCCGGGCGCTCGACGGTGAAGAAGATGCGCGGACGGGTGGAGCAGGACTGA
- the lysM gene encoding peptidoglycan-binding protein LysM, with the protein MGMFDFVKSVGKKLGFGDEEEAAPKAEELKKELDSHKLGTENVQVVVKGDTAVLKGVVKDQSIFEKAVIAVGNTLGVSKVEAEELKIVAPESGLKLDGNVDMNAVVAAATPAREPVFYTVKKGDNLWKIAEAHYGKGKGAKNNIIFEANKPMLKSPDKIYLGQVLRIPDIEQA; encoded by the coding sequence ATGGGAATGTTCGATTTCGTCAAGAGTGTCGGCAAGAAGCTCGGCTTCGGTGACGAGGAGGAGGCCGCGCCGAAAGCCGAGGAGCTGAAGAAGGAACTCGATTCCCACAAGCTGGGTACGGAGAACGTTCAGGTGGTCGTCAAGGGCGACACCGCCGTGCTGAAGGGCGTCGTGAAGGACCAGTCGATCTTCGAGAAGGCGGTGATCGCCGTCGGCAACACGCTCGGCGTCTCCAAGGTCGAGGCCGAGGAACTCAAGATCGTCGCGCCGGAATCCGGGCTGAAGCTCGACGGCAATGTCGACATGAATGCCGTGGTGGCGGCCGCGACGCCCGCCAGGGAGCCGGTGTTCTACACGGTGAAGAAGGGCGACAATCTCTGGAAGATCGCCGAGGCGCATTACGGCAAGGGCAAGGGTGCGAAGAACAACATCATCTTCGAGGCCAACAAGCCGATGCTGAAAAGCCCGGACAAGATCTATCTGGGACAGGTGCTCCGTATCCCCGACATCGAGCAGGCCTGA
- a CDS encoding pentapeptide repeat-containing protein, whose translation MLTQSPVLAADCKASPAPSVDWQDCNKSRLMIPGSALAGANLTSTDLSYTDLRNSNLASAKLEKATLFRASLNGSNADKANLSRIEGYRTTFVGVSAQGASFASAELQRADFSGANLTGADFQKAELGRAVFADAVITGAKFAMANLARANLAGARFEGPLDFSGGFLFLTRLDGLDLSQATGLEQWQIDQACGDASTRLPASLSAPADWACPAGE comes from the coding sequence ATGCTGACGCAGTCGCCGGTTCTCGCGGCTGATTGCAAGGCCAGCCCGGCACCTTCGGTCGACTGGCAGGATTGCAACAAGAGCCGGTTGATGATCCCCGGCAGTGCGCTTGCCGGGGCGAACCTGACCAGCACCGATCTCTCCTACACCGATCTGCGCAATTCGAACCTTGCCAGCGCGAAGCTGGAGAAGGCGACGCTGTTCCGCGCGTCGCTCAACGGCTCCAATGCCGACAAGGCGAATCTTTCCCGGATCGAGGGCTATCGCACGACCTTCGTCGGCGTTTCGGCGCAGGGCGCATCCTTCGCCAGCGCCGAGCTGCAACGGGCGGATTTCAGCGGCGCGAACCTGACCGGCGCGGATTTCCAGAAAGCCGAGCTCGGCCGGGCCGTCTTCGCCGACGCGGTGATCACCGGCGCGAAATTCGCCATGGCCAATCTGGCCCGCGCCAATCTTGCCGGCGCCCGCTTCGAAGGACCGCTCGATTTCTCGGGCGGCTTTCTCTTCCTCACCCGTCTGGATGGCCTCGACCTGAGTCAGGCGACGGGGCTGGAGCAGTGGCAGATCGATCAGGCCTGCGGCGACGCCAGCACCAGGCTGCCCGCGTCGCTTTCGGCTCCTGCCGACTGGGCCTGCCCGGCCGGCGAATAA
- a CDS encoding peptide chain release factor 3: protein MTETIERAVARRRTFAIIAHPDAGKTTLTEKLLLFGGAIQLAGEVKAKKDRIQTRSDWMKIERERGISVVTSVMTFEYGDNVFNLLDTPGHEDFADDTYRTLSAVDSAVMVIDAAKGIEPRTLKLFEVCRMRDIPIVTFVNKMDREARNTFEILDEIEQKLALDTAPMTWPIGQGRTFAGTYHLAQNAVRRSDEEVERVKVNGPDSNRVAGLLPENDRQEFIEELELAREACRPFDLKAFREGHLTPVYFGSALRNFGVRDLIEALGDFGPSPRDQEADTRVVHATEDKMTSFVFKIQANMDPNHRDRIAFVRVCSGKLERGMKAKLVRTGKPMSLTAPQFFFARSRITADEAFAGDVVGIPNHGTLRIGDTLTEGEEILFRGVPNFAPEILRRVRLGDAMKAKKLKEALQQMAEEGVVQLFSPEDGSPAIVGVVGALQLDVLKERLNVEYGLPVDFEMARFSVCRWISADSSLELSRFIESHRGDIARDLDNDPVFLAPHEFGLNYEAERWKDIRFAAVKDYQVREAA, encoded by the coding sequence ATGACCGAGACCATCGAACGGGCGGTGGCCCGCCGCCGCACTTTTGCGATCATCGCGCACCCGGATGCCGGCAAGACGACGCTGACGGAGAAGCTGCTGCTGTTCGGCGGCGCGATCCAGCTCGCCGGCGAGGTGAAGGCCAAGAAGGACCGCATCCAGACCCGATCGGACTGGATGAAGATCGAGCGCGAGCGCGGCATCTCGGTCGTCACCTCGGTGATGACCTTCGAATATGGCGACAACGTCTTCAACCTGCTCGACACGCCCGGCCACGAGGACTTTGCCGACGACACCTACCGCACGCTCTCGGCGGTCGATTCGGCCGTGATGGTGATCGATGCGGCCAAGGGCATCGAGCCGCGCACGCTGAAACTGTTCGAGGTCTGCCGCATGCGCGACATTCCGATCGTAACCTTCGTCAACAAGATGGACCGCGAGGCCCGCAATACCTTCGAGATCCTCGACGAGATCGAGCAGAAGCTGGCGCTCGACACCGCGCCGATGACGTGGCCGATCGGCCAGGGCAGGACCTTCGCCGGCACTTATCATCTCGCCCAGAACGCGGTGCGGCGCAGCGACGAGGAGGTGGAGCGCGTCAAGGTCAACGGCCCGGACTCCAACCGCGTCGCGGGGTTGCTGCCGGAAAACGACCGGCAGGAATTCATCGAGGAGCTGGAACTCGCGCGCGAGGCCTGCCGCCCCTTCGATCTCAAGGCCTTTCGCGAAGGCCATCTGACGCCGGTCTATTTCGGCTCGGCGCTGCGCAATTTCGGCGTGCGCGATCTGATCGAGGCGCTGGGCGATTTCGGCCCGTCGCCGCGCGACCAGGAAGCGGACACGCGGGTGGTCCATGCGACGGAGGACAAGATGACGTCCTTCGTCTTCAAGATCCAGGCAAACATGGACCCCAATCACCGCGACCGCATCGCCTTCGTCCGCGTTTGCTCGGGCAAGCTGGAGCGCGGCATGAAGGCGAAGCTGGTGCGCACCGGCAAGCCGATGAGCCTGACCGCGCCGCAATTCTTCTTCGCCCGCTCGCGCATCACCGCCGACGAGGCTTTTGCGGGCGACGTCGTCGGCATTCCTAACCACGGCACGCTCAGGATCGGCGACACGCTGACGGAAGGCGAGGAAATCCTGTTCCGCGGCGTGCCGAACTTCGCGCCGGAAATCCTGCGCCGCGTGCGCCTCGGCGACGCCATGAAGGCGAAGAAACTGAAGGAGGCGCTGCAGCAGATGGCGGAAGAGGGCGTCGTGCAGCTCTTCTCGCCCGAGGACGGCTCGCCGGCCATCGTCGGCGTCGTCGGCGCGCTGCAGCTCGACGTGCTCAAGGAGCGGCTCAACGTCGAATACGGCCTGCCGGTCGATTTCGAGATGGCGCGCTTCTCGGTCTGCCGGTGGATATCGGCTGACAGTTCGCTCGAACTGTCCCGCTTCATCGAAAGCCATCGCGGCGACATCGCCCGCGATCTCGACAACGATCCGGTGTTCCTCGCGCCGCACGAATTCGGCCTCAACTACGAGGCAGAACGCTGGAAGGACATCCGCTTCGCGGCGGTGAAGGATTATCAGGTCCGCGAGGCGGCCTGA
- a CDS encoding GNAT family N-acetyltransferase yields the protein MSAAVVIETERLVLRGHRPEIFDAYLAMLRDAEVMRFISGKPIPREDAWARMLRYAGTWALFGYGMWAIEDRRTGLFLGEAGFLASRRDMSPSTEDTMEVGWLLAREAQGRGIATEAVGAALRWADEHFPNLRRTCIIDPENAPSLRVAGKLGFVELARTVYHDKPIILFERLKQDQAASRT from the coding sequence TTGAGCGCGGCAGTCGTCATCGAGACGGAACGTCTCGTGCTGCGTGGTCATCGTCCCGAAATCTTCGACGCCTATCTCGCCATGCTCCGGGACGCGGAAGTGATGCGGTTCATTTCCGGCAAGCCGATTCCGCGTGAGGACGCCTGGGCGAGAATGCTTCGCTATGCCGGCACATGGGCTCTGTTCGGCTACGGCATGTGGGCGATCGAAGACAGGCGAACCGGGCTTTTTCTCGGTGAGGCGGGTTTCCTTGCCTCCCGCCGCGACATGTCGCCCTCGACCGAAGACACGATGGAGGTCGGCTGGCTGCTTGCGCGCGAGGCGCAGGGTCGCGGCATCGCCACGGAAGCCGTCGGCGCGGCGCTTCGCTGGGCCGACGAGCATTTTCCGAACCTGCGGCGGACCTGCATCATCGATCCTGAAAATGCACCCTCGCTGCGCGTCGCCGGAAAGCTCGGCTTCGTCGAGCTGGCGCGCACCGTCTACCATGACAAGCCGATCATCCTTTTCGAGCGGCTGAAGCAGGATCAGGCCGCCTCGCGGACCTGA
- the coaBC gene encoding bifunctional phosphopantothenoylcysteine decarboxylase/phosphopantothenate--cysteine ligase CoaBC, whose product MILSGKRILLIISGGIAAYKSLDLIRRLRERGVSVRCVMTAAAQEFVTPLSVGALSAGNVFTDLFDRQDEHDVGHIRLSREADLIVVAPATADLMAKLANGLANDLASNVLLATDKRVLMAPAMNPRMWSHPATRRNHATLIQDDVLFVGPNRGEMAESGEAGEGRMAEPLEIVAAVEALLDDRPKPLAGKKVIVTSGPTHEPIDPVRYIANRSSGKQGHAIAAALARFGADVRLVSGPVSIHDPAGVKTVHVESAREMKDAVEQLLPADAGIFVAAVADWRTANEAGEKIKKVAGEGPPSLKMIENPDILAGIGHHPKRPYLVVGFAAETQDVLKNAEAKLKKKGADFIVANDVSHDGSGGVMGGDRNSVTIVSRDGIDQWADMTKEAVAERLAAMIAERLRTITV is encoded by the coding sequence ATGATCCTCTCCGGCAAGCGCATCCTGCTCATCATCAGCGGCGGTATCGCGGCCTACAAATCGCTCGACCTGATCCGCCGTCTGCGCGAGCGCGGCGTGTCGGTGCGGTGCGTGATGACCGCCGCCGCGCAGGAATTCGTGACGCCGCTTTCGGTTGGCGCGCTTTCGGCCGGCAACGTCTTCACCGACCTGTTCGACCGGCAGGACGAGCATGATGTCGGCCATATCCGCCTGTCCCGCGAAGCCGACCTGATCGTCGTCGCGCCGGCCACGGCCGACCTGATGGCCAAGCTCGCCAACGGGCTGGCGAACGACCTTGCCTCGAACGTGCTGCTCGCCACCGACAAGCGCGTGCTGATGGCGCCGGCCATGAATCCGCGCATGTGGAGCCATCCCGCGACCCGGCGCAATCATGCGACGCTCATTCAGGACGACGTTCTCTTTGTCGGCCCCAACAGGGGCGAGATGGCCGAGAGCGGCGAGGCGGGTGAAGGCCGCATGGCCGAACCGCTGGAGATCGTCGCCGCCGTCGAAGCGCTGCTCGACGACCGCCCGAAGCCGCTGGCGGGGAAAAAGGTCATCGTCACGTCGGGTCCGACGCATGAACCGATCGATCCGGTGCGCTACATCGCCAACCGCTCGTCGGGCAAGCAGGGTCATGCCATCGCCGCTGCGCTGGCGCGGTTCGGCGCGGATGTGCGGCTGGTGTCCGGTCCAGTGTCCATCCACGATCCCGCTGGGGTGAAGACCGTTCATGTCGAAAGCGCGCGCGAGATGAAGGACGCGGTGGAGCAACTGTTGCCGGCCGACGCCGGCATCTTCGTCGCGGCCGTGGCCGACTGGCGCACGGCGAACGAGGCCGGCGAAAAGATCAAGAAGGTCGCCGGCGAAGGCCCGCCGTCGCTTAAGATGATCGAGAACCCCGACATTCTGGCCGGCATCGGCCATCACCCGAAACGGCCCTATCTCGTTGTCGGCTTCGCGGCGGAAACGCAGGACGTGCTGAAGAACGCCGAGGCCAAGCTGAAGAAGAAGGGCGCGGACTTCATCGTCGCAAACGACGTCAGCCATGACGGTTCGGGCGGCGTGATGGGCGGCGACCGCAACAGCGTCACCATCGTCTCGCGCGACGGCATAGATCAATGGGCGGACATGACCAAGGAAGCGGTGGCCGAACGCCTCGCCGCGATGATCGCCGAAAGGCTGAGGACGATCACGGTTTGA
- a CDS encoding type II toxin-antitoxin system VapC family toxin: MVILDTNVISEIFRPAPDEGVGGWLREQPPDQVFVTSVNKAELLTGLALMQDGKRKRALADSIELFFEERLTTPVLGFEEAAAVQYARIFSQRRQAGRPISEMDCEIAAIALTHGYALATRNVLDFENCGIALINPWEPQ; encoded by the coding sequence ATGGTCATCCTTGATACCAACGTCATCTCGGAGATATTCCGGCCGGCGCCGGACGAAGGCGTCGGCGGATGGCTGCGGGAACAACCTCCGGATCAAGTGTTCGTGACATCGGTGAACAAGGCCGAACTCCTGACCGGACTTGCCCTTATGCAGGATGGCAAGCGCAAACGAGCGCTCGCCGATTCGATCGAACTCTTCTTCGAAGAAAGACTTACCACGCCGGTTCTCGGTTTCGAGGAGGCAGCCGCCGTTCAGTACGCGCGAATATTCTCGCAGCGCCGGCAAGCCGGGCGGCCGATCTCTGAAATGGATTGCGAGATCGCCGCAATTGCACTCACCCATGGATATGCCCTTGCAACGCGCAATGTCCTGGATTTCGAGAACTGTGGTATTGCCCTCATAAATCCTTGGGAGCCGCAATGA
- a CDS encoding plasmid stabilization protein, which translates to MASVTVRDVEEETKQRLRLRAARHGNSLEAELRVVLREAASAREKVSRPPRNLYDAVRELVEPHGGFDIPIPPRQRAPRPVPFEDWEDEGDGHP; encoded by the coding sequence ATGGCCAGCGTTACCGTCAGGGACGTCGAGGAAGAAACAAAGCAGCGATTGCGTCTACGCGCCGCGCGGCACGGCAATTCCCTGGAAGCAGAGCTGCGCGTCGTCCTGCGTGAAGCGGCTTCGGCGCGCGAGAAAGTTTCTCGGCCGCCAAGGAATCTCTACGACGCCGTCCGTGAGCTCGTGGAACCGCATGGCGGCTTCGACATTCCGATCCCGCCGCGTCAACGAGCGCCTCGTCCTGTTCCCTTCGAGGATTGGGAGGACGAGGGCGATGGTCATCCTTGA
- the ubiB gene encoding 2-polyprenylphenol 6-hydroxylase produces MSSVGAFLRLVRAGWVMTREGVIGALPGDELTGLPRTGWRIARLLTRRRARGLDRSQRLSDAVARLGPSYVKLGQFLATRPDVVGNDIALDLARLQDKMPTFPREQAVAAIESSLGRPVGELFERLGEPVAAASIAQVHDADIASADGTRKVAVKVIRPGVRKLFYRDLESYFVAARLQEKYIPSSRRLRPVQVTETLAQTTKIEMDLRLEAAALSELAENTRDDPGFRVPAVDWERTGRDVLTLEWIDGIKMNDVEALRAAGHDLDAIAANLIQSFLRHTLRDGFFHADMHPGNLFVEADGTIVAVDLGISGRLGKKERRFLAEILYGFITRDYMRVAEVHFEAGYVPRAQNVASFAQAIRAIGEPIHGQSAETISMAKLLTLLFEVTELFDMATRPELVLLQKTMVVVEGVARTLNPSFNMWKTSEPVVADWIAGNLGPRGMLVDARDGISALVSLARQAPDLAARTERLSREIDAMAEHGLRFDEQTARAIGKAEARYSRSGRIALWVIAAALVWIAWRLA; encoded by the coding sequence ATGAGCAGCGTCGGCGCATTCCTGCGGCTGGTGCGCGCCGGCTGGGTGATGACGCGCGAGGGCGTCATCGGCGCCCTGCCCGGCGACGAGCTCACCGGCCTGCCGCGCACCGGATGGCGCATCGCGCGCCTGCTGACCAGACGCCGGGCGAGAGGCCTCGACCGCTCGCAGCGGCTTTCCGACGCCGTCGCGCGCCTCGGCCCCTCCTATGTGAAGCTCGGCCAATTCCTGGCGACGCGTCCTGACGTCGTCGGCAACGACATCGCGCTCGATCTCGCCCGGCTCCAGGACAAGATGCCGACCTTTCCGCGCGAGCAGGCGGTGGCGGCGATCGAATCGTCGCTCGGCCGGCCTGTCGGCGAACTTTTCGAGCGCTTGGGCGAGCCGGTTGCCGCCGCCTCCATCGCGCAGGTGCACGATGCCGATATCGCCAGCGCGGACGGGACACGCAAGGTCGCGGTCAAGGTCATCCGGCCGGGCGTGCGCAAGCTTTTCTATCGCGATCTCGAAAGCTATTTTGTCGCCGCCCGCCTGCAGGAAAAATATATCCCCTCGAGCCGTCGCCTGCGTCCCGTCCAGGTGACGGAGACGCTGGCGCAGACGACGAAGATCGAGATGGATCTAAGGCTCGAAGCCGCCGCGCTCTCCGAGCTTGCCGAGAACACCCGCGACGATCCGGGTTTCCGCGTGCCGGCCGTGGACTGGGAACGCACCGGCCGCGACGTGCTGACGCTGGAATGGATCGACGGCATCAAGATGAACGATGTCGAGGCATTGCGCGCCGCCGGACATGATCTCGACGCCATCGCCGCGAACCTCATCCAGTCCTTCCTGCGGCACACGCTGCGCGATGGCTTCTTCCACGCCGACATGCATCCCGGAAACCTCTTCGTGGAAGCCGACGGCACCATCGTCGCGGTCGACCTCGGCATTTCCGGCCGGCTGGGCAAGAAGGAGCGCCGTTTCCTTGCCGAAATCCTCTACGGCTTCATCACGCGCGACTATATGCGCGTGGCGGAGGTGCATTTCGAAGCCGGCTACGTGCCGCGCGCCCAGAACGTCGCCTCCTTCGCGCAGGCGATCCGGGCCATCGGCGAGCCGATCCACGGCCAGTCCGCCGAGACCATCTCCATGGCCAAGCTGCTGACGCTGCTCTTCGAAGTCACCGAACTGTTCGACATGGCGACGCGGCCCGAACTGGTGCTGCTGCAGAAAACCATGGTGGTGGTGGAAGGCGTGGCGCGCACGCTCAACCCGTCCTTCAACATGTGGAAGACGTCGGAGCCCGTGGTGGCCGACTGGATCGCCGGCAATCTCGGCCCGCGCGGCATGCTGGTCGATGCGCGGGACGGCATCAGCGCGCTGGTGTCGCTGGCCCGGCAGGCGCCGGACCTGGCTGCCCGCACAGAGCGCCTGTCGCGCGAGATCGACGCCATGGCCGAGCACGGCCTGCGCTTCGACGAGCAGACGGCCCGCGCCATCGGCAAGGCCGAGGCCCGCTATTCGCGCTCGGGCCGCATCGCGCTATGGGTGATAGCGGCGGCGCTGGTCTGGATTGCGTGGCGCCTGGCTTGA
- the ubiE gene encoding bifunctional demethylmenaquinone methyltransferase/2-methoxy-6-polyprenyl-1,4-benzoquinol methylase UbiE: MSEQRTTAGPAMSTSYGFRAVAEDEKQGLVNDVFHKVAKRYDIMNDLMSGGLHRLWKDAMVTALNPPKRPGWKALDVAGGTGDIAVRIVEASGRAAHVTVLDINGSMLEVGRERAEKRGLATSLDFVEANAEELPFEDETFDAYTIAFGIRNVPHIETALAEAFRVLKTGGRFLCLEFSEVEMPLLDRVYEQWSFKAIPQIGKAVTGEAEPYSYLVESIRKFPNQQNFAAMIGRAGFERVSFRNYSGGIAALHSGWKL, encoded by the coding sequence GTGTCAGAACAGCGAACGACCGCCGGCCCGGCAATGTCCACCTCCTACGGTTTCCGGGCCGTGGCTGAGGATGAGAAGCAGGGGCTGGTCAACGACGTCTTCCATAAGGTCGCGAAACGCTACGACATCATGAACGACCTGATGTCCGGCGGCCTGCACCGGCTTTGGAAGGACGCGATGGTGACAGCGCTCAATCCGCCGAAGCGACCCGGCTGGAAGGCGCTCGACGTTGCCGGCGGGACAGGCGACATCGCTGTCCGCATCGTCGAGGCTTCCGGACGCGCTGCGCATGTCACCGTTCTCGATATCAACGGCTCCATGCTCGAGGTCGGACGCGAACGCGCCGAAAAGCGTGGGCTTGCCACGTCGCTGGATTTTGTCGAGGCCAATGCCGAGGAACTGCCCTTCGAGGACGAAACCTTCGACGCCTATACGATCGCCTTCGGCATCCGCAACGTGCCGCATATCGAAACCGCGCTGGCCGAGGCCTTCCGCGTGCTGAAGACCGGCGGCCGGTTCCTGTGCCTCGAATTCTCCGAGGTCGAGATGCCGCTGCTCGACCGCGTCTACGAGCAGTGGTCGTTCAAGGCGATCCCGCAGATCGGCAAGGCGGTGACCGGCGAGGCCGAGCCCTATTCGTATCTGGTGGAATCGATCCGGAAATTCCCGAACCAGCAGAATTTCGCCGCGATGATCGGGCGTGCCGGCTTCGAGCGCGTCAGCTTCCGCAACTATTCCGGCGGCATCGCCGCGCTGCATTCGGGCTGGAAGCTTTGA